From Solibacillus sp. FSL W7-1464:
TGGGAGCAGCCGGATGAAGAGTTGATCGAAAGCATATGTAAACAATTGTTGATTAAGGACATAAAACTTTGTCCGACAATCGTATTGTATGATCAGATGCGATTAGCAGCCCAATATTGGACAACAAACCATGAAATTGTTCATCATATGGAGGACAGTGACTACTTATTTAAGCATTGGCCACAAGCTGCACAGGCAAAACAAGGACAGTCCACGTTTGGAATTCAAACGAAAACGATTCAAAAAATTGCCTATACCTATTATAAAATGGGCGGCACTGTCGTGACAGGTACCGATACTCCTGCAGGAATCTATACATATCCTGGTATTGCATTGCACCGGGAGCTTCAGCTGTTTGTTGATGCCGGATTTACACCATTTGAGGCTCTTCAGCAAGCTACAATTAATGCTGCGAAAGCTTTGAAAGTAGCTGATTTAGGAGAGATAAAAGAAGGTTTTACTGCGGATCTATTAGTATTGAATGAAAATCCTCTTATCAATATAGAAAATACAATGAAAATCGATCGGTTAGTAAAGGATGGGAAATTGTATACGATTCCTGAGCTGCTTGAAAATATACCGACCGAGCAAGAAATGAACGATTTTATAAACGAATTGATTAAAACTTTCGAAGAACAAGGATTATATGCAGGGAATTAGGTTTAGTCCATAAGGTAAGAGGGGAACTTCTATTATCGAATATGTTGTGATGTATTTGGAGAGATTAGATGTAAGTCATTACACGTAAAGGGGCTCTGAATTGACATGAGAAATAACAACGACATAGAAGTTTCACGCCGGAACATGTGGTCAGGAATCTTGTTTGGCGTCGGTCTGATTGCCTTTATTGATGAAACCGTTTTCCATCAGCTGTTAAGATGGCATCATTTTTACGACAAATCGACAACGGATATCGGGTTAATTTCTGATGGCATTTTTCATGCTTTCAGCTGGTTTGCTACGATAGCAGGATTATTTTTATTTGCAGATCTGCGCCGGAAGAATGGTCTGATCTTTCAACGCTGGCTTGGCGGCGTATTATCAGGGATTGGTGTATTCCAATTGTACGACGGCATCATTCAACATAAATGGATGCGAATTCACCAAATTCGATACGTGGACAATGTCATTGTGTACGATATCGTGTGGAATGTTAGTGCTCTGATTATTCTGCTCATCGGTATTTATCTATTATTCCGCACATCAAAAAACAGTACTTTAAAAGAGAAGACTGCAAATGAATAGCCTATATTTGCTGCACGGTCTTGGACATAGTGCAATGAACCATTCAGTACCTGGAATCAACCTTCAATTCTTGCTTGGGGTCGTTTTCATATTTTTATTGGCAGCATATATAATAGCTGTCATTATAACGAATCAGCGCTATAAAAAATGGCCCGTTTACCGTACGATTTATTGGACAATCGGTATGTTAATTGCACTTGCCGCAGTTGTCGGTCCGTTGGCAAACAGTGCGCATTCTAACTTTACGGCACATATGGTGAGTCATTTATTATTAAGCATGGTCGCCCCAATTTTTATGGCAGTTACCAAGCCGATGACTTTGCTGCTCAGAACAGCAAACACAACATTTGCACGTAAGCTGACGTCCATTTTAAAAAGTCGCTTGCTAAAATTCGTTTCGCATCCGATTACTGCCGCAGTTTTAAATGTGGGGGGACTTTGGCTGCTATATACAACTGATTTTTTTGTTTTGATGCATGAAAGTGCATTTTTCGCCTTGTTTGTACATTTGCATTTTTTCATTGCAGGCTATATATTTACAATTTCCATTATTTATTTCGATCCTGTCTACCATCAATATTCCTACCGATTCCGGGCGGCCGTTTTAATCATTGCGATAGCCGGTCATGATATATTGTCGAAGTATATGTATGCGAATCCGCCTGCAGGAGTTTCACAACAAGAAGCGGAAACGGGAAGTATGGTCATGTACTATGCAGGGGACTGGATTGAAGTGGCGCTCATTATTATTTTCTGCTGGCAATGGTACAAATCGGCAAACCCACGCAAAAATGTTGCATTCGAGTTCAATCGCGAAGAACAGGTTGCTGTGAATGGAAAATAAAACTATTAATTTTAATAAGGGGAAAATTTTTTCTCCTGAAAAAAGCGTCGCAAATTTGCGACGCTTTTTCATTTGGAATCGGTCAACCATCTTTTTTATGGACATTTGTTGGTGGCTGTTTTTTTGGTCGGATGTAGAGGCCCAACTTCTTCCTCTCAGCCATTAACGATTTGTAGAGCGAAAGCATCATCAGCAAAATGATAAACGAGAATGGGAAGGCGACAATAATCGCGGCATTCTGCAGTGCGGTCAGACCGCCGGAGAATAGAAGACTTGCCGCAATGGCAGCCTGTAAAATTCCCCAAATCAATTTTATTTTAAATGATGGGTTCATCGAGCCAAATGTTGTTTGCATCCCTAATACAAATGTAGCGGAATCGGCTGAAGTGATGAAGAAAATGGCGACAAGTAAGAGCGCGATAATCGATAAAATAAAGCCGAGTGGCATCTGATCAAATACACCGAATAAAAGTTGTTCTGTCGGTAAATCAACAAGCCCCTCATCTTTTGTCAAATATGTTTCAATCGCTGTCGTTCCAAACGTCGCAAACCAGAAAATACTAACAAGTGTTGGTGCTAAAATGACACCCATTAAAAATTCTCGGATTGTTCGGCCTTTTGAAATACGCGCAATAAAAATACCGACAAATGGAGACCACGACATCCACCAAGCCCAGTAGAATATCGTCCAGCCGTTAATCCAATCACGACTACCCGCATCACCAGGTTCCATACGTAAACTCATTTGCACGAAGTTTTGTAAATAACTGCCGAGACCTGATGTAAAGTCATTCATGATGGCAACAGTAGGACCAATAAATAAAGTTAATAATAGTAAGGC
This genomic window contains:
- a CDS encoding DUF2243 domain-containing protein, with product MRNNNDIEVSRRNMWSGILFGVGLIAFIDETVFHQLLRWHHFYDKSTTDIGLISDGIFHAFSWFATIAGLFLFADLRRKNGLIFQRWLGGVLSGIGVFQLYDGIIQHKWMRIHQIRYVDNVIVYDIVWNVSALIILLIGIYLLFRTSKNSTLKEKTANE
- a CDS encoding cytochrome c oxidase assembly protein, whose amino-acid sequence is MNHSVPGINLQFLLGVVFIFLLAAYIIAVIITNQRYKKWPVYRTIYWTIGMLIALAAVVGPLANSAHSNFTAHMVSHLLLSMVAPIFMAVTKPMTLLLRTANTTFARKLTSILKSRLLKFVSHPITAAVLNVGGLWLLYTTDFFVLMHESAFFALFVHLHFFIAGYIFTISIIYFDPVYHQYSYRFRAAVLIIAIAGHDILSKYMYANPPAGVSQQEAETGSMVMYYAGDWIEVALIIIFCWQWYKSANPRKNVAFEFNREEQVAVNGK